The DNA region gaagatgagagaaaattagtttaattagtttctctctcttccttccacACCCACGTGATCACtttcaaactattttatttaattttttttttgtttctatcCATTCAAGTTTGGACAGCTAATATCTTgacttttctgaaagaaaaaaggTTGTCAGTCCATCCATAGCATTAAATGCTATTAATTGTCTTGTCATtaaaaaaacatagattgttAGGCTGTCAGTTCATAGCATCAAGTGCTATTGATTTTTTGGACTTGTTAGATACgcattttattattcttttactATTTTATTCAGGGATTTCAtgtaagtataattttttgtaagtgtcagtatacacttatttacaagatatacaagaaatttacctaaatctgcCTAGGCGCTCGCCTAACCCGCCGCTCGACTAGCACCTagtgttttttagaaccttactTATATCAACTCTTAATTTCAAAAGTtgttaaaacataaattttggtGGGCTTGCCTTTTTGCCTTGGCCTAAATTCTAGATTAAATTTgctcaaattttaggtttttaacTCAAACttgttttaggttttaacccaataATGAGATGGTCTTAGTGTAGGACGATGTCATTGTCGTATCTCAATTAAGTGTCATGTTCTTCGTGCAACCATGTCTGTTGCTCATAGGCTtaaaccaccaccatcaccaccaccacagcATCAACCATCTAGTGTAGGACGATGTCATTCCATCACTACATGTCAAGGTCGTCGGACATGAGGGTAGAGTTTTGTCCTTTCTAGTAATGAAATTGATTCATTTTGGTTtgactttttagctaaaatggtccTGAGGTTGTtcaccatcaattattttggtattttcttgaaaatattattttaaataaggATCCAAATGATAAAATACCAtctatttaataaacaattggccaaatgatttgacaaaaaataaagagtatttttgttattttagtcttatttaatgaagatttttcattgaataaccaaaatgattgatagtgAACAAACTCAGggactacttctattgatttcaaatctcagagaccaaaataaagagttatgcaaatctcaaagactattttaactaaaaaaaacgTTTTGGTTTCTCGTTTATGAGAATAGGTGATGTGGAGTAGACAAAAGGAGgtaaagagagaggaagaaaaaagagTTGACGGACAGCATCGTTTGTACCATGGCATGTAGCAAGCGGTCTCTTTGTTCTTTATTTTCCAAAACACCTTTTCTCAATCGTTGGATGTATTTAACGGTCAAGATGGTGAATGCATTCAATGCTTACATGTAACCTAGTCGGATCTATAATTTGGAGGTTTAGGTCTCCGTACTCTTATTCCAGTTGGGGTTGATtggggtcagctttagcaaagGCCCATTAATATAACTGGCAAATGTTAAAGCCCAATTTCAGGAATGGGCTTTTTGTTGTTTCCAAGCGGGCTACAAACGCAGACCTTTATATAAGAGCCCAACAGGGTATTAGCCCACTTTGGTAAACAAATAGCCatttcattcattaataaatagTTGAGGAGGTGTTGAGGTGTGGCTACTCCTTTTACTTTCGATCGGTTGAAATTTTGGATAAAGTTTCAATTAAACAAACATATACAAATTATAACTCCCATTCAAACAAACGAGGTTGGTGAAATTCAATTATCACTCTTGTTATATTTGCGCACATTCGATCTCAACTATTAAATTTAATGGACTTACAAATTtggtatttaaaaaaataaaaaaatgaatttgaccGTTGGTTGACGGTTCAACCACATGGGCTGTCCGATAAAAAAAATAGTCGTTGGCCTTTCCTCGGTCAACAATGTTAGCAACTGGGTCCCAACGTTGGGTCTTAGACACTGATTTTGGCTCATTGTATGGGCTAAATATGGCTTGAAAATAAGACCCAAAACATTTTTTTAGCCCAATAATTGTAGAAACTTTAGGCGagtttaaaacttaaattttgagttttaacccaaCCATTTCAGTTGGTATAAGtcctaaaaaaaaacttgtggtATAACTTTGGCCTGGAAGGGGTGGCCTCCCTCTATTcatttacttttctttattttggcaaaggaaacaaaagaaattttAAACTGATATCATCCTCCCAAAATcgtatatattaggaaaacaatTTCACTAAATCTTTTCCCTTCCCCTTTTCAAGACATACTTTCCTGTGATATAATCTAGAgtgttttaacgaaaaacccacggtactgttcactttaatgaaaaactacatttttacactaaaaagtcaaatatggtactattcactttaccctttattttgtctttatcattaaaactcaaagttttcaaaccattttcattagttttcttataatttatgaattaacTGCCTTGGCCCTGAGGGCCGCCAAACGCCGCCGTTTAGAGGGGAATAATCAGGGTGCGGAAAAGCATCTCCACATTTTTCTAGCATTGCTGTTTCCACAGTTTCACTCGCAGACCAAAAATCCCTAAtagaaataaacttgaaattttggtaaaagtcagaatttataaattaatatgCGCTAATTTCTtcgtttggattcataaacatagaaatttagaatttccgcgtgaaaaaaaaacttggaatttgagatcttcaattcccaagttcaaatttcatgtaaataggtgtcatttcccaatttacATGATtgaaagtttaaaaataacaaattccgtattcaattctattgttcttttagattaacaaaacaagaaaatttataaattctagaaaataaaattttgtcatttcaatttctatcattttaaaattccttaataattttaaatttcttggTGCAAACGTACCCTTAAAAATCCCCCAACTCTTCAATTTTCCCTCTCCTCGCtcgctgtctctctctctctctcgctcacaTTCAAAATCTCCACACATTGCATAAACCCTAGTCCCACCCCACCAAAATCTAGATACTGCGAGAGCTCCATCCCAACAATGGAATGGAATCCCGAAACCCTACAGCACCTCTCTCAGTGCTTCCTCCACACCCTCTCTCCGGCCCCGGAGCCTCGCCGCCGCGCCGAGGCTTCACTATCCGAGGCATCCCTCCACCCCAATTACGGCCTCGCCGTCCTCCGCCTCGTCGCCGAGCCCACCGTTGATGATCAGATCCGGCAGGCCGCTTCCGTCAACTTCAAAAACCACCTCAAGGCGCGATGGGCTCCCAACCCCTCTTCCGACGAGATCCCCATCCCCGACGCCGAGAAGGACCAGATCAAGGGCCTTATCGTCTCCCTCATGCTCTCCGCGACACCCAAGATTCAGGGCCAGCTCAGCGAAGCCCTAGTCCTCATTGGCAAGCACGATTTCCCCAAGTTGTGGCCCGCTTTGCTCCCCGAGCTCATCTCCAGCCTTGGGGCGGCTTCGCTTGCTGGCGACTACGCCTCCATTAACGGTATTCTCGGCACTGCCAACTCCATTTTTAAGAAATTTCGTTATCAGTACAAGACCAATGATCTTTTGCTTGATTTGAAATACTGTTTGGATAATTTCGCCGCACCCCTTTTGGAAATTTTCATGAAAACTGCAAACTTGATCGAGTCTGCTGCTAATTCCGGAGGGTCTGCCGTGGTGCTTAAGCCCCTTTTTGACTCACAGAGATTGTGTTGTAGGATTTTCTACTCATTGAATTTTCAAGAGTTGCCTGAGTTTTTTGAGGACCATATGAATGAGTGGATGACTGAGATGAAAAAATATTTAACCACTAGTTATCCAGCGCTGGAGAGTAGCGCTGATGGGCTTGCGCTGGTCGATGGGTTGCGTGCAGCTGTTTGCGAGAATATTAACCTTTACATGgaaaagaatgaggaagaatttcAGGTGTACTTGAATGATTTTGCGCTCGCTGTCTGGCAATTATTAGTGAATGTGTCTCAAGTGTCGAGCCGTGATCAGTTGGCTGTTACAGCTATTAAGTTCTTGACCACAGTTAGCACAAGTGTGCATCATAATCTTTTTGCTGCTGAGGGTGTGATACCACAGATTTGTCAGGGCATTGTGATCCCTAATGTGAGACTgagggaggaggatgaggaattATTTGAAATGAACTATATTGAGTTCGTCAGGAGGGATATGGAGGGTAGTGATCTCGATACTAGGAGGAGGATTGCATGTGAGCTTCTTAAAGGGATCGCTAGCAATTATAAACAACAGGTTACCAATTTGGTTTCTCTGCAGATACAGAGTTTGCTAAGCTCTTTTGCTACAAACCCAGTTGTGAATTGGAAGGATAAGGACTGTGCTATATACTTGGTTGTATCACTTGCTATTAAGAAGGCTGGTGGTACTTCTGTTTCGACTGATCTTGTTGATGTTCAGAGCTTCTTTGGGACGGTAATTGCTCCAGAATTGCAGAGTCAGGATGTCAATGGGTTTCCGATGCTCAAGGCCGGTGCACTGAAGTTTTTCACAATGTTCAGGAATCACATACCAAAGCCTATGGCATTGCAATTTTTTCCAGATTTGATTCGGTTCCTTCGTGCAGAGTCAAATGTTGTTCACTCCTATGCTGCAAGTTGTATTGAGAAACTTTTGATGGTAAAGGACGATGGTGGAAGAGCAAGATACACTTCAACAGATATTTCTCCTGTTCTACCACAACTGATGAACAATCTCTTTGAGGCCTTGAAGGTTCCAGAATCTGAGGAAAACCAATACATAATGAAGTGTATTATGCGAGTTCTCGGGGTTGCAGACATATCGTTTGAGATTGCTGATCCTTGCATTAAAGGGTTTACATTAATACTCAACAAAGCTTGTGAAAACCCCAAGAATCCAATATTTAACCACTATCTTTTTGAGTCGGTGGCTGTTCTTGTGAAGCGTGCATGTGGGAAGAATGCCTCTCTAATATCACTTTTTGAGACGAGCCTATTTCCCAGCCTCCAGAAGATACTGGGGGAAGATGTGACCGAGTTCTTTCCTTATGCATTTCAGCTGCTTGCTCAGCTAGTTGAGTTGAATAACCCGCCAATCTCACCGTCTTACATGCATATTTTTGAGATACTTTTGTCCCCTGATTTATGGAAAAAGGCGTCTAATGTTCCAGCTCTTGTGCGTTTGCTTCAAGCATTCCTTTACAAGGCACCCCATGAGCTCAACCAAGGGGGGAGGTTGCAGCAAGTGCTTGTGATATTTAATAAGCTTGTCTCAGCTCGTAGCACAGATGAACAGGGTTTCTATGTGCTAAATACTATTATCGACAGCCTTGAGTATAATGTGATTGCGCCTTACATTGGTGGCATTTGGAGTGCCCTTTTCACGGTGCTCCAAACCAGGCAAACAGGAAAGTTTATTAAGTCTCTCTTGATTTTTATGTCACTCTTTCTGGTCAAACACGGCTCTCAAAACCTTGCAGATACAATGAATGCTGTTCAGGGCAACATATTTCAGGTCATCTTGGTGCAGTTTTGGATATCCAATCTTAAGCTTATTACAGGAGTCATTGAGACTAAGTTGACTGCTGTTGCATCAACCAGACTTCTATGTGAATCTCCAGCACTTCTGGATGCCGCAGCTGTTGAACACTGGGGGAAGATGCTGGACAGCATTATGACCCTTCTTTCGCGGCCTGAACAGGACAGGGTTGAAGAGGATCCAGAAATGCCTGATATTGCTGAAAACACAGGTTACTCTGCCACCTTTGTTCGTCTCCACAATGCTGGGAAGAGAGAGGATGACCCTCTGAAAGATATAAGGGATCCGAAAGAATTTTTGGTAACTTCATTGGCTGGGTTTTCCAAACTTTCCCCTAACAGATACCCTCAAATCATCAGTCAGTATCTTGACCCAGCCAATCAGGCAGAACTACGTCGTCTCTGCGAATTTTATAATTGCCCGATTGTTTGAGTGGTGAGTATGCATATAAAACATTCTTGTTCTCTTAGTTATGCACCATCCCTAGTATTTTCTATGGATATGCATGCACATGTTTTAATTACAATCTGGAATTGTTTgtgatatatttatattgtGGCAATAGTTGGTGATGTgatacacaattttttttttggtggggtGGGGCTACATATGTTCTGACACAGAAAGGATGTTGGCTAGTTATTTGTTACTCAGCAATGAGTTTATCTTGCAGTTTGATCGAAATGTATTGGGCTAGATAAGAAATTATCTACTCATATCCTCTGTCATTATATGCTCTTCTTCCCTTGGATAATTTTTTTGTATCTAAAAGATGTTTTGTCTATTGGAATGCTAAAATAACGGCCTAGGAATACATCTTGTTTAGGTAATTGTTATGAGTAGCTTTAATATTTGATTCATGCTGAAAATACTGCCACTGGTAAACTACATAGTAGAAGTTGGATggtaagaaaaaagttattacTTGTTTGGGAACATTTATTGATTaaaagtgtaaaaaaaaaatagttgttGAACTGAATTGTCTCGATTTTCTTTCTGTACTAGAGGGTCTCTAGAGTTGATGTTTAGTTCTTGTGTGTTCAATGTTCAAGGGGTTTCCTCAAGTTACAGTGAAAGCTTAGTTGGTTTAAGCTCTTGCTGTATTCGTTTCTATTTCTCAATCTAAGCATGCTAGCACAATATGTCAAACCTGTGAGTGAGTGTTAGCACTATTTTGCATCTATGAATTTCCTAGCTTCCCTGTTTGCATATCTTACCTTTGACTATTAATTCTACTGTATTTGCTCTGTTTGGTAATGATACCTTTGTTTATCCTCTCACGTATTTTCGTGTTAGTGGCATGTATGTTGTATTGCTGTATAACTTAACCTCCTATGTTAGTCGAGTAACTGCTCAGATTTTCCTACAGTTTACCCCCTTTAGatctttgttttatattttattttgtttccgtCTAATCCGAATATGATTAATGCCACGACATTCAAGAAATTATCTAATTTCATGTGTAAACTTGCAGGATTTCACATGGCAATGAAGGTGCGGGCTTTTCATTTGAAGTTTCAACGAGTCTTGGTCAGCATGCATGTGTGAGCAACCTATACGGCCTTGCAGTCTCCGGGTTTTGATGGTTGTCCTCTTCATCTCTGCAGCATTTACGATATTGCGCAGAAATGATGTGGGATTTTTTGTTACACTTGTCCTGAGTCTGTCTACCATGACGGTGAGCACCCAGTTAATTAGATTctagtgttgcagtcctatgtCTAAGTCATCATGCATACGCCTTTGCCGCATCCCGTCCCGTGTCAGCATGCATTTGTCTAAATTATAGTAGATCTGTATTGTTGTCATGTAAGTCTGTTTTTGTTGAATATTACCATTGCATGTATGCATATTGTTGCACCATTGTCTttcccaaaagaagaaaaaggaattgTTGCGTCGTCGGTATTTCAGTGTGTGAAATCCCTGGTTGGTTAAGTGAATTAAGGTTTTAGCATTTCCCCTATGAAGTTTTTATTGTGGTGGGAGGGGAAACCGGAAGTTTTCAGGTCctaggaagaagatgaagcttttCTTCGACTTTGTCGGTGTCGAAGGAAGGAAGGTTTCTAATGGACGCATGCTCTTGTGCAATCTACTTTTTAATAATATATGGAGAGTACCCAATAAATTGTGCAACATGTTTGTTCGTATATACGACGTTTGATGTTGATATAAAATGTCGTCTTTTGCTAGAACACAGTGACCTAGTTATAATCGAGCACCAAACTCCTGTTGGGTTTCCTAATTTAACTAAACAAATATGATTCCACTGACATCATGCACACGACGTGCCCGTGTAAGATATAGAAATGTATAAAGGGGAAtgattttttcgttttttatttatgatcatcgaattgaataaattaaatagAATTAACGGTCTAAATTAAAATGGGGGGTGTAAGATGTTAAAATGAGTGTAATAAAAGTCTTAAGCCAACCATCCATGTCTTGTGTCAATCATTTATTATTGTGCGTAATTTTCTGTCTACTTGGTGGATTTACAGACATAAAACGCTGCGATAGCGGGTAAAATCAAGAGAAAAACTGTCGTCAACACAGACTTCTTGTTCTCGAAAGTTGAATCAATCAAAGAACTGGTAGATGTGGGAAACTGTCCTAGAATTCCATaggagagaaaaaaataaaaatgaaaaacacatAAATAAAATTGACTTGTTCATAGTTTTTTAATCCTTCGGCCGATGACTCTTGAGAAAGCAAATGCAAATTCATGATCTTGTTGGACTATGCCCAAAATGCGTATCACCACGATGGACCGTTGTTTATTTGTCCAGATCACAGTGCTTTCCATTTTGCGTTTGAGTTTAAATCTATTTCTCCATAAGTTACTGTATATTTAGAGTATCACTTTgtcagaaaaaaataaaaataataataatgcttGCATCGGAGGAACgagttcatttttttatttgtaaataacgtgttctta from Malus domestica chromosome 01, GDT2T_hap1 includes:
- the LOC103417637 gene encoding exportin-2 — its product is MEWNPETLQHLSQCFLHTLSPAPEPRRRAEASLSEASLHPNYGLAVLRLVAEPTVDDQIRQAASVNFKNHLKARWAPNPSSDEIPIPDAEKDQIKGLIVSLMLSATPKIQGQLSEALVLIGKHDFPKLWPALLPELISSLGAASLAGDYASINGILGTANSIFKKFRYQYKTNDLLLDLKYCLDNFAAPLLEIFMKTANLIESAANSGGSAVVLKPLFDSQRLCCRIFYSLNFQELPEFFEDHMNEWMTEMKKYLTTSYPALESSADGLALVDGLRAAVCENINLYMEKNEEEFQVYLNDFALAVWQLLVNVSQVSSRDQLAVTAIKFLTTVSTSVHHNLFAAEGVIPQICQGIVIPNVRLREEDEELFEMNYIEFVRRDMEGSDLDTRRRIACELLKGIASNYKQQVTNLVSLQIQSLLSSFATNPVVNWKDKDCAIYLVVSLAIKKAGGTSVSTDLVDVQSFFGTVIAPELQSQDVNGFPMLKAGALKFFTMFRNHIPKPMALQFFPDLIRFLRAESNVVHSYAASCIEKLLMVKDDGGRARYTSTDISPVLPQLMNNLFEALKVPESEENQYIMKCIMRVLGVADISFEIADPCIKGFTLILNKACENPKNPIFNHYLFESVAVLVKRACGKNASLISLFETSLFPSLQKILGEDVTEFFPYAFQLLAQLVELNNPPISPSYMHIFEILLSPDLWKKASNVPALVRLLQAFLYKAPHELNQGGRLQQVLVIFNKLVSARSTDEQGFYVLNTIIDSLEYNVIAPYIGGIWSALFTVLQTRQTGKFIKSLLIFMSLFLVKHGSQNLADTMNAVQGNIFQVILVQFWISNLKLITGVIETKLTAVASTRLLCESPALLDAAAVEHWGKMLDSIMTLLSRPEQDRVEEDPEMPDIAENTGYSATFVRLHNAGKREDDPLKDIRDPKEFLVTSLAGFSKLSPNRYPQIISQYLDPANQAELRRLCEFYNCPIV